In the Haloferula helveola genome, one interval contains:
- a CDS encoding 4'-phosphopantetheinyl transferase family protein, with amino-acid sequence MSRVILHLIEPDTEDSTVADAILSTEERERAARFVFDSDRTRWTAIRAAARRILASYLDTDPASIEWKAGEGGKPYIPSEEFEFNLSHSGELAALAVSTAGPVGIDLEPVSRAIQLPECEESFCHPLELSDLPKEPSLRALALLELWTAKEALLKAHGSGLAFPPTSLRIEGTRGIADLPGLDQFHLLRPLRKSRPEFSIAVAVPLRINEIDLA; translated from the coding sequence ATGAGCCGTGTGATCCTCCATCTCATCGAACCTGATACGGAGGATAGCACTGTGGCGGACGCCATCCTTTCCACTGAGGAACGGGAGCGGGCGGCCCGCTTCGTTTTTGACTCCGACCGGACTCGCTGGACCGCGATCCGGGCCGCCGCCCGGCGGATCCTGGCATCCTATCTCGACACCGATCCGGCATCGATCGAGTGGAAGGCCGGAGAGGGAGGAAAGCCCTACATTCCGTCCGAAGAGTTCGAGTTCAACCTGAGTCACAGCGGCGAACTCGCCGCCCTTGCGGTCTCCACCGCCGGCCCGGTCGGAATCGATCTCGAACCCGTCTCGAGAGCAATCCAGCTGCCGGAATGCGAGGAGTCCTTTTGCCACCCGCTGGAGTTGAGCGACTTGCCGAAAGAGCCATCGTTGCGAGCACTCGCACTCCTTGAACTGTGGACCGCCAAGGAGGCTTTGCTGAAGGCCCACGGGAGCGGATTGGCGTTCCCACCGACTTCGCTGCGGATCGAGGGAACGCGTGGCATCGCCGACCTCCCGGGGCTCGATCAGTTCCACCTTCTGCGACCTCTGCGAAAAAGCCGACCGGAGTTCTCCATTGCTGTCGCTGTCCCCTTGAGAATCAACGAAATCGACCTTGCGTGA
- a CDS encoding phosphodiester glycosidase family protein, whose protein sequence is MLNLRRLAGVVLSAIAVSVSSAAPERREINGVDYHLLKTSPESVEIVWKGATDEPLRTFPQAKEYLEATGRTVETLMNGGIFEPGGIPSGLLIQSGKELNPVNRRDGKGNFFLKPNGIFLISKDGAAVIDTTEYPGKHASIRCAVQSGPLLLRNSRIHPAFNADSESRLHRNGVGVTKDGKVLFVMSDRRSPKLPNLHEFASLFLELGCADALFLDGDLSQMRSGGELDKYSNQFGSIIAVMKPAD, encoded by the coding sequence ATGTTGAACCTGCGACGGCTCGCCGGTGTTGTTCTCTCCGCGATCGCCGTTTCCGTGTCGTCGGCCGCACCCGAGCGACGCGAAATCAACGGGGTCGACTACCACCTCCTGAAAACTTCACCCGAATCGGTGGAGATCGTGTGGAAAGGTGCGACGGACGAACCGCTCCGGACGTTCCCTCAAGCCAAGGAATACCTCGAAGCAACGGGGCGCACCGTCGAAACCCTGATGAATGGCGGCATTTTCGAACCGGGAGGGATTCCGAGCGGACTCCTGATCCAAAGCGGCAAGGAACTGAACCCGGTGAACCGTCGCGACGGAAAAGGAAACTTCTTCCTGAAGCCGAACGGGATCTTCCTGATCTCGAAGGATGGAGCCGCGGTGATCGATACGACCGAGTATCCGGGCAAGCATGCCTCCATCCGCTGCGCGGTTCAGTCAGGCCCCCTGCTCCTCCGCAACAGCCGGATCCACCCTGCATTCAATGCTGACTCCGAATCACGCCTGCACCGAAACGGCGTCGGAGTAACGAAGGACGGCAAGGTACTGTTCGTCATGAGCGACCGCCGATCTCCGAAACTCCCGAACCTCCACGAGTTCGCATCGCTCTTCCTCGAACTCGGATGCGCCGACGCGCTGTTCCTCGATGGTGACCTCAGCCAGATGAGAAGCGGCGGCGAGTTGGACAAATACAGCAACCAGTTCGGCTCGATCATCGCGGTGATGAAACCGGCCGATTGA
- a CDS encoding putative peptidoglycan glycosyltransferase FtsW, which produces MARYLNISLCTAVAALVALGLVMLASTSAWVKGTEEPYYFFVRQSWMAGAGIVGGLFLATLDPRHLRRGWPWLLLAGCLLLALCYVPGVAADLNGEKRWIHFPVVNRFQPSEVAKSITMIALAGWFARWQTEIPTFWKGFVIPGILLGVPFCLILFETDMGTAVGLGAAGFAVLFAAGVRLRYLLPTVVTGCVGFYFLVRSNENRWSRIEAWLNLEDPYHQMHKGLQQWRALLAFGNGGVQGQGLGNGFEKFGHMPYAHTDFIFPNIGEELGLWGTLLTVLCYVMIAVSGIGIAMYASNVFNRCLAIGLTAVIVVPAMVNIAVTTAVLPNTGLPLPFVSYGGTNLVFTLASVGLLCGIQRRSRLERRPESGSGVQKTYEVRL; this is translated from the coding sequence GTGGCTCGCTACCTCAACATCTCCCTTTGCACCGCCGTTGCCGCCCTCGTGGCCCTCGGTCTGGTGATGCTTGCCAGCACCAGCGCGTGGGTGAAGGGCACCGAGGAGCCGTACTACTTCTTCGTCCGCCAGAGCTGGATGGCCGGAGCCGGGATCGTCGGCGGGCTTTTCCTCGCGACGCTGGATCCGCGACACCTGCGTCGCGGATGGCCGTGGCTGCTGCTTGCCGGCTGCCTGCTGCTGGCTCTCTGCTACGTGCCCGGAGTGGCAGCCGACCTCAATGGCGAGAAGCGCTGGATCCACTTCCCGGTGGTCAACCGCTTCCAGCCGTCGGAAGTGGCGAAGTCGATCACGATGATCGCCTTGGCCGGATGGTTCGCCCGCTGGCAAACCGAGATTCCGACTTTCTGGAAAGGCTTCGTGATTCCCGGAATCCTGCTGGGGGTTCCGTTTTGCCTGATCCTGTTCGAGACCGACATGGGCACGGCGGTGGGGCTTGGCGCGGCCGGATTCGCGGTGCTTTTCGCCGCGGGCGTGCGGTTGCGCTATCTGTTGCCGACCGTCGTTACCGGCTGCGTCGGCTTTTATTTCCTCGTTCGGTCGAACGAGAACCGTTGGAGCCGGATCGAGGCGTGGCTGAACCTTGAGGATCCCTATCACCAGATGCACAAGGGCCTCCAGCAGTGGCGCGCGCTGCTCGCCTTCGGAAATGGTGGCGTGCAAGGTCAGGGGCTGGGCAACGGATTCGAGAAGTTCGGCCACATGCCTTACGCGCATACCGACTTCATTTTCCCGAACATCGGCGAAGAGCTCGGACTCTGGGGAACCCTGCTGACCGTGCTTTGCTACGTGATGATCGCTGTCTCCGGCATCGGAATCGCGATGTATGCCAGCAATGTCTTCAACCGCTGTCTGGCGATCGGCCTCACGGCGGTGATTGTCGTTCCCGCCATGGTCAACATCGCGGTGACGACGGCGGTGCTGCCCAATACCGGACTGCCGTTGCCGTTCGTCAGCTACGGCGGCACCAACCTGGTATTCACCCTCGCTTCGGTAGGACTGCTGTGCGGCATCCAGCGGCGCTCCCGTCTCGAACGCCGCCCCGAGTCCGGCAGCGGTGTCCAGAAGACCTACGAGGTCCGACTGTGA
- a CDS encoding LysM peptidoglycan-binding domain-containing protein, which translates to MKHQRMTVKRRPARKGGFRTLFANVAKNKKRHRAATATPAEIEGDVPNLGIARALVVILIIHVVAIAGIFVHSRWLDDDEQVANVEKKPVLAAASLATAPPQEDNDLPKIRSGDSLYTVGTGDTYENIAARFGIDESELRSANDNIPIRQGRYLRIPPKTITAVEPPEIAELRHSPEPVRVTPAVEPVRPEPALPVQPAMIETDAARQADARQAGTTTASVGGTTASGQRYKVKPGDTFWAIAQKYGTSVDKLMATNNIDNARHLRVGMDLVIPE; encoded by the coding sequence ATGAAGCACCAACGCATGACCGTGAAACGCCGCCCCGCACGCAAAGGGGGCTTCCGCACGCTCTTCGCGAACGTCGCAAAGAACAAGAAGCGGCATCGCGCCGCCACCGCCACGCCGGCCGAGATCGAAGGTGACGTTCCGAATCTCGGAATTGCCCGCGCGCTGGTGGTGATCCTGATCATCCACGTCGTCGCCATCGCCGGGATCTTCGTCCACAGCCGGTGGCTCGATGACGACGAGCAGGTGGCCAACGTCGAGAAGAAGCCCGTGCTGGCTGCCGCGTCGCTTGCGACCGCGCCGCCGCAGGAGGACAACGACCTGCCCAAGATCCGCTCGGGCGACTCGCTGTACACCGTCGGAACCGGCGACACCTACGAGAACATCGCCGCACGGTTCGGCATCGACGAAAGCGAGCTCCGTTCCGCCAACGACAACATCCCGATCCGTCAGGGTCGCTACCTCCGGATTCCGCCGAAGACGATCACCGCGGTCGAGCCTCCGGAGATCGCCGAGCTTCGACACTCGCCCGAGCCGGTGCGGGTCACCCCGGCGGTCGAGCCGGTGCGTCCCGAGCCCGCTTTGCCGGTCCAGCCGGCGATGATCGAGACCGATGCCGCCCGGCAGGCAGATGCCCGGCAGGCCGGAACGACGACTGCCTCCGTGGGTGGCACAACGGCCTCGGGACAGCGCTACAAGGTCAAGCCGGGTGATACCTTCTGGGCGATTGCCCAAAAGTACGGGACCTCGGTCGACAAGCTGATGGCCACCAACAACATCGATAACGCCCGCCACCTCCGGGTGGGCATGGATCTAGTGATTCCCGAATAA
- the murD gene encoding UDP-N-acetylmuramoyl-L-alanine--D-glutamate ligase, with the protein MTLSGKRVNILGAGTSGRAAVALALREGAEVHVFDSREAIDPPIKGAESHPAADPESAEPCDLLVVSPGIDTYGPFVEAFSGKASETIGEIELASRYYGGRIIAITGTNGKTTTTELVERIIRADGRTAAACGNYGRPVCEVVMADPPPDVLALEASSFQLETIVDFRPDVAIWLNFAPDHMDRYPDVDSYRRAKLRIFENQTEAETAVVRLGEEIPMPTAKLVTFSTEDQSADWFSDGQLILHGGKQFLDLHEASHLRGLHNAENAMAAIAACVALGVGEDAIRSAFDGYAPPRHRCELVRTLDGVEWLNDSKATNLHALESALKSQTRPVVLIAGGKEKGLDYSPLLPQLKSKAVAAVTFGQIGRSLADLIRPELPCENFSTLNEAVAAAHRLAPRGGSVLFSPGTSSFDQFGGYEERGDAFCQLVHELR; encoded by the coding sequence ATGACCCTTTCCGGAAAACGCGTGAACATCCTCGGAGCCGGCACCAGTGGCCGGGCCGCAGTCGCGCTTGCCCTGCGGGAAGGGGCGGAAGTCCACGTGTTCGATTCGCGGGAAGCCATCGACCCGCCGATCAAAGGGGCAGAGTCGCATCCGGCCGCCGATCCGGAATCGGCCGAGCCTTGCGACCTGCTGGTGGTCAGCCCGGGCATCGACACCTACGGGCCTTTCGTCGAGGCATTCTCTGGGAAGGCGAGCGAAACCATCGGCGAGATCGAGTTGGCAAGCCGCTACTACGGAGGTCGTATCATCGCGATCACCGGGACCAATGGCAAGACCACGACCACCGAGCTGGTCGAGCGGATCATCCGCGCCGACGGCCGGACGGCGGCAGCCTGCGGCAACTACGGCCGGCCAGTCTGCGAAGTCGTGATGGCGGATCCGCCGCCCGACGTGTTGGCGCTGGAGGCGAGTTCGTTCCAGCTCGAGACGATTGTCGATTTCCGCCCGGACGTCGCGATCTGGCTGAACTTCGCGCCCGACCACATGGATCGCTATCCGGATGTCGACAGTTACCGCCGCGCGAAGCTCCGGATCTTCGAGAACCAGACCGAGGCGGAGACCGCCGTGGTGCGGCTAGGTGAGGAGATTCCGATGCCGACGGCGAAGCTGGTGACCTTTTCGACCGAGGACCAGTCAGCGGATTGGTTCTCCGACGGCCAGCTGATCCTTCACGGCGGAAAACAATTCCTCGATCTGCACGAAGCATCCCATCTCCGCGGTTTGCACAATGCGGAGAATGCGATGGCGGCGATCGCCGCATGCGTCGCGCTCGGAGTCGGGGAAGACGCCATCCGCTCCGCCTTCGATGGTTACGCGCCACCGCGCCACCGTTGCGAACTGGTCCGGACCCTCGACGGCGTCGAGTGGCTCAATGACTCCAAGGCGACCAACCTCCACGCGCTCGAGAGCGCGTTGAAGTCGCAGACCCGTCCTGTGGTGCTGATCGCCGGAGGCAAGGAGAAGGGGCTCGATTACTCGCCGCTCCTGCCGCAGCTGAAGTCGAAGGCGGTGGCCGCCGTCACCTTTGGCCAGATCGGTCGGTCGCTGGCCGACCTGATCCGTCCGGAATTGCCCTGTGAAAACTTTTCCACGCTGAATGAGGCCGTCGCCGCGGCCCACCGCCTCGCCCCGCGGGGCGGTTCCGTCCTGTTCTCTCCCGGTACCTCGTCCTTTGACCAGTTCGGAGGCTACGAGGAACGCGGAGACGCATTTTGCCAACTCGTCCACGAACTTCGCTGA
- the mraY gene encoding phospho-N-acetylmuramoyl-pentapeptide-transferase, protein MLYWIYEWWQAAFDAEKASGTEGWAHALSFLNLLKYITFRAALGCLMAFVLSVLFGPRVIRRLISLKVGQPIRTAAEVHKLAELHGGKVGTPTMGGVLILGSVLISTLVCARPLNPFVAVCACTMGALGLLGFCDDYAKVKKKNSDGISARGKLFWQLLVALVAALFIYFKPEISGYGATPEELAAGAPSYRFGGMPMSISEISFPLLKVSLIDLGWLIIPFFIAIIIGCSNAVNLTDGLDGLATGCTITVSLAYGILAYLAGHLFMATDYLTIPYNRYVGELTVFLLSLAGAGFGFLWFNCHPAKVFMGDTGSLAIGGALGTAAICVKQELLLVIIGGVFVMEALSVMLQVGSFKLRKKRIFAMAPIHHHFELRGWHESQVIIRFWIVSIMLALFGLALLKIV, encoded by the coding sequence ATGCTCTACTGGATTTACGAATGGTGGCAGGCGGCGTTCGACGCCGAGAAGGCTTCTGGAACCGAGGGTTGGGCGCATGCGCTGAGTTTCCTGAACCTGCTCAAATACATCACCTTCCGTGCCGCGCTCGGCTGCCTGATGGCGTTTGTGCTGAGCGTGCTTTTCGGTCCGAGGGTGATCCGCCGGCTGATCTCGCTCAAGGTCGGCCAACCGATCCGCACGGCGGCCGAGGTCCACAAGCTCGCCGAGCTGCACGGCGGCAAGGTCGGCACGCCGACTATGGGCGGGGTGCTGATCCTAGGCTCGGTTCTGATCTCGACCCTCGTTTGCGCCCGCCCGCTGAATCCCTTCGTCGCGGTCTGCGCCTGCACGATGGGCGCGCTCGGGTTGCTGGGTTTCTGCGATGACTACGCGAAGGTGAAGAAGAAGAACTCCGACGGCATCAGTGCCCGCGGGAAACTGTTTTGGCAGTTGCTCGTCGCCCTGGTCGCCGCCCTGTTCATCTACTTCAAGCCGGAGATTTCCGGTTATGGAGCGACACCCGAGGAACTCGCCGCGGGGGCACCGAGTTACCGCTTCGGTGGTATGCCGATGAGCATCAGCGAGATCAGCTTCCCACTGCTGAAGGTGTCCCTGATCGATCTTGGCTGGCTGATCATCCCGTTCTTTATCGCGATCATCATCGGCTGCTCGAACGCCGTGAACCTGACCGACGGCCTCGACGGTCTCGCGACTGGCTGCACGATCACCGTATCGCTCGCCTACGGCATTCTCGCCTACCTCGCCGGCCACCTGTTCATGGCGACCGACTACCTGACGATTCCCTACAACCGCTACGTTGGCGAACTGACAGTGTTCCTCCTGTCGTTGGCCGGTGCCGGTTTCGGATTCCTCTGGTTCAATTGCCATCCCGCCAAGGTTTTCATGGGCGATACAGGCTCGCTGGCGATCGGTGGCGCGCTCGGCACCGCGGCGATCTGCGTGAAGCAGGAACTTCTGCTGGTGATCATCGGCGGCGTGTTCGTGATGGAGGCCCTCTCGGTGATGTTGCAGGTCGGATCCTTCAAGCTGCGCAAGAAGCGTATCTTCGCGATGGCGCCCATCCACCACCACTTCGAGCTGCGCGGCTGGCATGAGAGCCAGGTGATCATTCGTTTCTGGATCGTCTCGATCATGCTCGCCCTCTTCGGTCTCGCCCTTCTGAAAATCGTCTGA